Within Sorangiineae bacterium MSr11367, the genomic segment TGGCCAAGCCATTTTCGAAGGCCTGAAGGCTTATCGCCGACCCGATGGATCCATTTCCACCTTCCGGCCCGAGGCCAACGCGGAACGCTTCCGCACCTCGGCGCGCCGCCTGGCCATGCCGGAGTTGCCCGACGAGTATTTCCTCGGCTCCCTGCGCGAGCTCGTTGCTGCCGACGAGCGCTGGGTTCCCGCCTCCGGTGGTGAGGCCGCGCTCTACTTCCGTCCTTTGATGATCGCCACGGAAGCCAGCTTCGGCGTGCGCCCCGCGAAGGAGTACCTCTACGTGCTCATCGCATCGCCCGCGGGCTCGTACTTCAGTGGCGGCATCAAGCCGGTGAGCGTGTGGCTCTGCACCGAGTTCGTGCGCGCGGCGCCCGGCGGTACGGGCTTCGCCAAGTGCGCGGGCAACTACGCCGCCTCGCTGCAGGCGCAGGCGCAGGCCGCGGAGAAAGGTTGCGACCAAGTCGTGTGGCTCGACGCCGTCGAGCACAAATGGATCGAAGAGATGGGCGGCATGAATCTCTTCTTCGTGTTCGGCTCTGGGAAGAACGCCACCATCGTCACGCCCGAGCTCAACGGAGCACTGCTTCCCGGCGTTACGCGCAAATCACTTTTGCAGCTCGCATCGGATCTCGGCTACCGCGTCGAAGAGCGCCGCATCTCCACGGAAGAATGGGAGAAAAAGGCGACGTCGGGCGAGCTTACCGAGACCTTCGCCTGCGGCACCGCCGCGGTCATCACACCGGTCGGCAAAGTGAAGCACGCACGCGGCGAATTCGAGATCAACGGCGGGAAAACCGGTGAAGTCTCGATGCATTTGCGTGAGCAGCTCACGAGCATTCAACGTGGCACGCTTCCCGATCCGCACGGGTGGATGCATCGCTTGAAGTAGATCGCGCGCGCGTGTCGTGACGACGACGACCCCTTATAAACTGGGCTCCCGACGTCG encodes:
- a CDS encoding branched-chain amino acid aminotransferase — encoded protein: MTSTTLFSKVAHPEPASAERLAEILANPGFGKHFTDHIVTVRWTAEQGWHNGRVEPYRALELQPSAMVLHYGQAIFEGLKAYRRPDGSISTFRPEANAERFRTSARRLAMPELPDEYFLGSLRELVAADERWVPASGGEAALYFRPLMIATEASFGVRPAKEYLYVLIASPAGSYFSGGIKPVSVWLCTEFVRAAPGGTGFAKCAGNYAASLQAQAQAAEKGCDQVVWLDAVEHKWIEEMGGMNLFFVFGSGKNATIVTPELNGALLPGVTRKSLLQLASDLGYRVEERRISTEEWEKKATSGELTETFACGTAAVITPVGKVKHARGEFEINGGKTGEVSMHLREQLTSIQRGTLPDPHGWMHRLK